The Prevotella sp. E9-3 genome has a window encoding:
- a CDS encoding LysE family translocator → MPFHMPINILDFIFKGILIGMIASAPMGPVGVLCVQRTLKKGRGFGLATGIGAAVSDIIYAAITGYGMAFVMDFVEDPQNKFYLQIIGSLMLMGFGWYTYRTDPTRNMHQSSTERGTLWYNTWTAFLVTLSNPLIVFLFMALYAQFAFVLPNHPFEMVVGFLSIVGGALLWWWGLTWLIDKIRMKFDDFGIKLINQIIGVAVIIGSIIMLLGTTTNLVRFF, encoded by the coding sequence ATGCCGTTTCACATGCCAATTAACATATTGGATTTTATCTTCAAAGGTATTCTCATTGGAATGATAGCCTCAGCACCAATGGGTCCTGTGGGAGTTTTGTGCGTTCAACGAACGTTGAAGAAAGGACGTGGTTTTGGATTAGCTACAGGTATAGGCGCTGCTGTCAGCGATATTATTTATGCTGCCATCACAGGTTACGGTATGGCTTTTGTAATGGATTTTGTTGAGGATCCCCAGAATAAATTTTATTTGCAGATTATCGGTTCATTGATGCTGATGGGCTTTGGTTGGTACACTTATCGTACCGACCCAACGCGAAATATGCATCAATCGAGTACAGAACGGGGAACCTTGTGGTATAACACATGGACAGCCTTTCTGGTTACCCTGAGCAATCCTCTCATTGTTTTTCTGTTTATGGCCCTTTATGCCCAGTTTGCTTTCGTGTTGCCAAATCATCCGTTTGAGATGGTGGTGGGCTTCCTCAGCATTGTAGGAGGAGCTTTGCTGTGGTGGTGGGGCTTGACTTGGCTCATTGACAAAATACGTATGAAGTTTGATGACTTTGGCATCAAACTCATTAATCAGATTATTGGTGTGGCAGTGATTATTGGTAGTATCATCATGTTGCTGGGTACAACTACTAATCTGGTGCGTTTTTTCTAA